cttattattttcttacttttttacTATCATTTCACTCTtatgttactactattttgttgttattattcggatattgtataactcttattttattattaattttgttactattttaaagacatttgtttgttaagttacacttatcttagtattatttaagtataaatttattttttaaatttattttcaattttttgagaatcatttattttaatgttttttatattttagatgtattatatttttaattttttatatataaaaaataatataaagaaattaatttggGCGGATCGAACTAGACTcgagttttagtatttttatccaagttgggcttgaaaaaaatttaggcccatttttcgaGTCAAATCGAGCCCAAACATAGCAAACGggcctaaaataataataattcattattgGATTGAGGTAGAACATGAGGCTTGACTCTCGGcttgttaatatattatttggtaccCATATTTGATTTCAATGTTTGATTTGGTATCTGAGTTTGACTTCAATGCTTAGTTTGATACTTGAGTTTTTTCATATTAATGCTTGAGTTTTTCTTTGTCACATATAAGTACCTAATTTTTActtcaatgtttaatttggcacttgagttttttcttttgtcCCAATTAAGTACCTATGATTCTTTTACTAAGGCAcacatgtaaaatattttttgaagtaCACGATGTTTAGTTTGggtaccaaattaaatattgaaaccaAATATAAGCACTAAATAGTATATTAACCCTTAACTTTATCATATAGggacctaaatttaacaaaagaaaattaacagtgttaacaattagacttaaattccaaaatttaaaaagtagaaaGAGTAAGttcctgaaaataaaaatatagggactaaattttaaatttatgaatcgTACAGGATctacaacatattttaaccctTTGAAAAATCAACGATTAGACCACTTTTAGCAAATAGCAGGAAATTGCATCCATGTGCTCTAGTTTTTAAGTCAAGTCAGCTGTTGTAGGACCtgcctataataataataaccactCGTTATTGATTGAGGTAGAAGACGAGGCATGACTCTAAACttcctttaattttaaagttaatatattatttagtacctatattaaaatcctatatttaattttaatattcaattcgATACCTAAATTTTTTCCCAAATTGGTACCTGATTTTTTGGGTATTGAtacttgagttttctttttcccATACCAGTACTCAGGTTTgactttaatgtttaatttaacacctgaattttttttgtcccaattaAGTATCTATGTTTTTTTACTAGGCAGacatgtcaaatatttattgaacCACACGATGTCGTTTAGTTTGGGTATCgaattgaacattgaagccaaaCTTAGGtttcaaattgaaacaaaaaaagattaggtacaaaattgaaaattcaagccaaatgtaagtaccaaatgatatattaacccttaattttatcatatatatatatatatatttatatatgtaaatattaatcaaaaaaattaaacattttggtgttgattatataaatattcatataagaCATTCACACCAAATGGCATGATTTCACCCATTTTCTGGTATTGTTTATACGTTTGATGGTCAGTCTACAAAAAAATACAtcagttttcaaaaattatttagttgttaaatataaGGTTGTCTTTTGCTGTGTTCATTTTATAATGTGATTTGATCAAAAACTTCCTTcggattaaatataaaatattgtcaTAATCCTCTCTTACTTTTCAAAGTCTTGCGAGGTCTTGTTCTTGGAAATTTCCCATGTCCAGTGAGAGATGTAGAGTGATATCTATATATTTACGATCATTTTCAAAGCTTTTGCAATAAGTTCTTTATCACAATCTTGCTGTCCGAAGAAATTCATGTCTATAGATATGGACTGTTCCATATTCTGTAGGACGAAACTTTGTTTTAAtgctttcttcttcttgtttatCATCTCCTCTTTCACATGTCTTCATGTAGTCTTCGGCACAGCAAGTGAATTTGATTATGGCGTTCACTGTAACTCAGTTGTTCATGAATCCAAACCAGTTGATGAGGAGTTCAATATCATGCCTTTCCCTGGACGTCAATATGGTTACTTCAGTGGTGGTGATAAAGTCCTAAACAATCCTCCTTCACGTTCCTACTATGCACCCAAATCGAAAACTCTCCTTTTCGAGACTCACCACGTATTTACAACCGATGCTGATGATGTCTTTATGGTGGAAGGAAACCTGATTTTTCAAACCTCGTTTTACTATGAACAGAGTATCTCCTCTGGAAGCTCATATTTTCGTGGGACACTGGACTTCGATTTTCGAGGCTTCTGGTCTCGAACAACCGGGAAGCTTTGCATGGTGGGATCGAGTTATGCTTACTCCAAAGAAGGTAAACTGCTTCATCTTGCTGCTGTTCTTAAGATTAATAATCTTCAGAGTTCAAGTAATGTTAGTACTTTAGTCACCGGTACCATGGATAGCTTGAGTTCTGCTAATGATCCAAATCACTTTGAGCAAATATCACTGCTGATGTTTCCTCAAGTAAATTACGCTTACACCATGATTTCAAATCAGTTTAGTAAAGGGTGTCCTCGGGGAACCGATGTCCAACCGATGTCATCCCTCCGCTTATCGCAAACTCGAACTATTTGTGATATGTTAGGTGGAAGCAATGCTTTCGAATTGGAGTATACTGGCAGTTGTAATTCTTCAAAGAGTTGCAATCCATTTGGTGATGGTATTGGATATTTACCTTCAGTAATATCGTTGAGTATGATTCAGTGCTCAAACGATAGGCAAAGCTTGAGGTTTCTGATAGAATTCCGGAACGACAGCTATCAGGGATACTATAGCTCTCCCAATCTCAACACTTCATTAATTGGAGAAGGATCTTGGGATGCAAAGAGTAATCGGCTTTGTATCATTGCTTGCCGAATCTATGATGCATCGAGCTCCTTGGAGAAGTCTCATGTCGGAGACTGCACGACACGGTTGAGCTTAAGATTCCCTGCAATCTTGTCTATCAGAAACCCAAGCACCATTGTAGGAGAAATTTGGAGTGAGAAGCCTAGGAATGAAGGTGGTTTCTTTGACAGGGTCGAGTTCCGAAATACTGGACGTTATGGAGGAGGAATTCAACTTCAAGGTTTGAAGTATGTGTACACGGAAATGGACGAAGTGAAGAAATCATGTCCAAAGAAGAATTCTAGGACTAATAGCAGTATGGAACACTATCCAGATGCCTATTCTGGAGACATGAGTTTTAGTATGTCCATCATCAACGGTTCCAAAGGAAGCATCGGATGGGGTTCTTCGGATATTCTTGCGGTAGATGATCAGCAGTATCAGAGATTTCCATCTCTATTACCATCCTCAAGCTCAAAGCCTAAAAGTTCTGGCGTTGAATCCGATTCCAGCAGTGGCTTGCTTAATGTCAGCTATAAAATTAGCATCCCGCCACTTAGTTTGGAATTGGATGGTGGCCTCAAACCGGTTAACCAATCTTCATATGAATATCtgcaaaccaaaatccaaatttcTGCTGAAGGGGTTTATGATACAACAACAGGTAGCCTATGCATGGTTGGCTGCAGGCGTTCAAGGTTAGACGGCaaatcattttcaagccattcgATAGATTGCGATATCCTTGTGCAAGTCAACTTTCTTCCATTGAACTCGCGCAAGACAAATAACATTAAGGGAAGCATCGAGAGCACGCGTGAAAAAACAGATAGTCTGTATTTCAAGCCTCTGCAGATTTTGGGAACAACTTATTCTCGCAGTTGGGGAGCGGAATCGGTTTGGAGAATGGATTTCGAGATGATCGTGTCGGTCGTATCCAACACTCTTGCAATTATCTTTGTTGCATTTCAAATCTTTCATGTGAGGAAGCACCGTGGCATTGGTCCTATGGTTTCACTTCTCATGCTTGTTATTCTAGCCCTGGGACACTTGATCCCTTTGGTTCTAAACCTCGAAGCAATGTTCATTCAAGATAGCGAGAGATCGGTCTTGATTAGAGGTGGAAAGTGGCTCGAAATGAACGAGGTGATAATTAGAGTCGTCACAATGGTGGCTTTTCTGCTGCAAGTCCGTCTTCTGATGCTCTCATGGACTGCTAGATGCTCCACTGAGAAGAAAAAGACCTTGTGGATTGCAGAGAAAAGGGGGCTGTATGTGTGTGCTCCGGTGTACGTAATCGGAGCTATTATCGCCTTTTCGGTTAAGTCAAGGCAGAATGTACACAGAACAGTAATGGCCAGGCATTCTTGGTACGACATAGATGAAATCATTTTGGGGAATTCAAGAGCTTATGCTGGTTTGATACTGGATGCCTTTCTTTTCCCTCAAATCATCTTCAACATGTTCCACAACTCGAGAGAACTGGCTCTTTCTCGACTCTTTTACATCGGAATCACCCTTGTTCGCCTCGTACCCCATGGATATGATCTGTACAGGGCAAACAGCTATGTTGATATAGATGACACCTACATTTATGCAGATCATGGTGCAGATTACTACTCCACTGCTTGGGACttcattattattatgttgGGTATATTCTTTGCTGTGATCATACACTACCAACAGCGCCTCGGCGGTCGATATTTCCTTTCGAAGAGATTCCTAGAATCTGGGACAGATGAGGAACCTCCAGTGGATTCAGAAGAACAATTGCCATTGAAATATAGCACCTAGTCCATGCCTTGTGTTACTTTTAAGTGTTCACAACTTTTACTGTTTCCAAATAATTCTGTAAATtgatcctttttcttttatagctTAATAAGCCTAATGtaatataaagttataaataaaattgttttaaaaaatattttattttaaatttttattttagattaaagtTTGGGTGAGCCTTAAATGCGAATATGTacccaaaatgaataaatttaaaaattatactcttttttatatttaaatataaatccaaCATAAATTcttacaaaattaaaagtaaatgtttatataaatcTTTATACAAATTTATTGGCATGTAGCATAACATTTCCTTGTAATTTTGGTGTTTTCAGCTTTCCATTTACCAACTTTTGACTTAGTTTACTCCTCTCTGGTGTTTGATAAAAGCTATTAAAACCTATAATTTATAACCATACTTAAATATCCAATGCATTAATGATATGTTTGGTATGAATAtgaattagtaataaattaatttcaatcgataatttaattatttatatgatcGACttgtttgatatgtttaatataaACGAGTACTGTTATGTTAAATACTAGATATGAACTTTGGGGTTAGCTgccctaaaatttataaaatttcttttaaggtcctttgaattttcaatttttttaatttgatattataatgtaGTGTCTAAAATAAGGACAAATTTGTGTTTGACTtcttaaactttttcaaaattttttatttgatttcttttatagaatttataaattttaattataaatttaaaaattaatacaaaataatatataaatattaatttggtaatAAAGTAATAATTGCAACatctaagtataaatattatctaaaattaattagatgaaaaataaacttaaataattataatatttaataaaattgagcatttaactctttttttcttctaaattttggTGACTAAGATTATCCCGAATGTAAAAATCCGTTGTTGAAAGTAGGTCTTTTCCACTTTGAtcatgtatattatatataaatatcttgCCCCTTATCAACAATTTTAGCTTCGACCTTGTAAATAACactcaaatttcaaaaaggCAATGAAAGATAAATATTGCTATATCAAAGTGTTTGAGAGTTGTGATATTTGTTACTATTGTTATAATGTACTTCGTATGAAGTTTACATCGTGTTAATTATGATCATCATCCGAATCTATATCATTAAGATCATCGAGATTTTTTTTGTGTACTTTTCAAAGTATgaatcatttcaaattcatctatGAATGAAGTTACTTAATTATGCAACATATTTGTACAATCCAATGAAATATGAATCATCACTTTTACGacatacaaattatttttataataattttttatcataacttaaaaaaataagatttaaataatataaatttttattataactttataaaataaatataaattatttttataacataatttattataatgatTATGATTTTAACCATTGCTTTCTACTactttcaattataaaaaaatatttaagtttagATCCCACACCTGATTCGAAGACATAAAAACCTTAATTGGATGAAGAGATTGACGATCTACTCGGAGGAGAGGAAtgatttttataactttttgaattCCTTTGCTTGAAGATTGATTTGGTAATGGTGGAGGAAATACTTTGCATGGTTTGAAAATATTtcctatttcaaaattttgaaatctaaaaggtaaaggttaaattattggaaataaaagtataagaactaaatttaaaatttttcaatagtGCAGGGACCGATGACATAACTTAACCCTTCAATGATTGGACCATTTTAGCAAATAGCACGAATTTTCATCCATCTAGTCTAGCTTTTAAGTCAAGTCAACAGTTGTAGGACCTGCCAATAAAATCCCTTTGTTTCGACCCAAAACCTACAAAAAAATGACTAAACTGATTCACATCGACTTTGCTATTTTtcgtaataataataataataataataataataataataataacaataatagttcgttaacccaaaaataataataaatctgtCATGGCCGGGTCATTCAACCAGATCTGAAATTCCGTCCGAAAATTGAGagagtttagataaaaatataagtttcaAAAACTAGACttgggtaaaaaaaaagaatcgtTTAAAAATCGGGTCAGACCTTGGGTAAGCCTTTTAGGCCCAATCTCGACCCTAATtagcaaaaagacaaaaaaagaagaagctattttcttgctgttttgctactattttcttattattttcttacttttttactatcatttcactattatgttactactatttt
This sequence is a window from Gossypium raimondii isolate GPD5lz chromosome 5, ASM2569854v1, whole genome shotgun sequence. Protein-coding genes within it:
- the LOC128041135 gene encoding uncharacterized protein LOC128041135; this encodes MDCSIFCRTKLCFNAFFFLFIISSFTCLHVVFGTASEFDYGVHCNSVVHESKPVDEEFNIMPFPGRQYGYFSGGDKVLNNPPSRSYYAPKSKTLLFETHHVFTTDADDVFMVEGNLIFQTSFYYEQSISSGSSYFRGTLDFDFRGFWSRTTGKLCMVGSSYAYSKEGKLLHLAAVLKINNLQSSSNVSTLVTGTMDSLSSANDPNHFEQISLLMFPQVNYAYTMISNQFSKGCPRGTDVQPMSSLRLSQTRTICDMLGGSNAFELEYTGSCNSSKSCNPFGDGIGYLPSVISLSMIQCSNDRQSLRFLIEFRNDSYQGYYSSPNLNTSLIGEGSWDAKSNRLCIIACRIYDASSSLEKSHVGDCTTRLSLRFPAILSIRNPSTIVGEIWSEKPRNEGGFFDRVEFRNTGRYGGGIQLQGLKYVYTEMDEVKKSCPKKNSRTNSSMEHYPDAYSGDMSFSMSIINGSKGSIGWGSSDILAVDDQQYQRFPSLLPSSSSKPKSSGVESDSSSGLLNVSYKISIPPLSLELDGGLKPVNQSSYEYLQTKIQISAEGVYDTTTGSLCMVGCRRSRLDGKSFSSHSIDCDILVQVNFLPLNSRKTNNIKGSIESTREKTDSLYFKPLQILGTTYSRSWGAESVWRMDFEMIVSVVSNTLAIIFVAFQIFHVRKHRGIGPMVSLLMLVILALGHLIPLVLNLEAMFIQDSERSVLIRGGKWLEMNEVIIRVVTMVAFLLQVRLLMLSWTARCSTEKKKTLWIAEKRGLYVCAPVYVIGAIIAFSVKSRQNVHRTVMARHSWYDIDEIILGNSRAYAGLILDAFLFPQIIFNMFHNSRELALSRLFYIGITLVRLVPHGYDLYRANSYVDIDDTYIYADHGADYYSTAWDFIIIMLGIFFAVIIHYQQRLGGRYFLSKRFLESGTDEEPPVDSEEQLPLKYST